One genomic window of Polyangium aurulentum includes the following:
- a CDS encoding alpha/beta fold hydrolase, whose product MTVQETTAFGRVRSFVQGQMDISREIGRALQDGAISPYHYVKPIIKRAADVGEPPLAATPHTVVYTKGKMRLLRFESPNRKYKTPILFVYSLINRYYILDFLPGRSLIEFMVNQGFDVYAVDWGTPGPAEQRMGWDDFLNVLIKNAVKWTLRTSGADELTLYGYCMGGTMALAYAALHPKGIKNFVAQAVPVDFHEGGVFHDWTKPHRFDVDALVDGHGNVPISLMETGFSAMAPIQRMTKWLEVFRRIDDKDFVTTFLGMEHWASDNVPFPGEVYRQYIKDCYQYNNFCNGRMKVGKEKVDLSKIEAPVLTIIAENDTIAPPKSSEILEKLVGSTDKETMRFQVGHIGLSTSSKGPKQIWPKIAGWIAKRSEVLDSES is encoded by the coding sequence ATGACCGTCCAGGAAACCACCGCTTTCGGGCGTGTACGCTCCTTCGTGCAGGGGCAGATGGATATCTCGCGCGAGATCGGTCGCGCCCTGCAGGACGGCGCGATCAGCCCGTACCATTACGTGAAGCCCATCATCAAGCGCGCGGCCGACGTGGGCGAGCCGCCGCTCGCGGCGACGCCGCACACGGTGGTCTACACGAAGGGCAAGATGCGCCTTTTGCGATTCGAGTCGCCGAATCGCAAGTACAAGACGCCGATCCTCTTCGTGTACTCGCTGATCAACCGCTACTACATCCTCGACTTCCTGCCCGGCCGCAGCCTCATCGAGTTCATGGTGAACCAGGGCTTCGACGTGTACGCCGTGGACTGGGGCACGCCCGGGCCGGCCGAGCAGCGGATGGGCTGGGACGATTTCCTGAACGTGCTCATCAAGAACGCGGTGAAGTGGACGCTGCGGACGAGCGGCGCCGACGAGCTCACGCTGTACGGCTACTGCATGGGCGGGACGATGGCGCTCGCCTACGCGGCCCTGCACCCCAAGGGAATCAAGAATTTCGTGGCGCAGGCGGTGCCCGTCGATTTCCACGAGGGCGGCGTCTTCCACGACTGGACCAAGCCGCACCGCTTCGACGTGGACGCGCTGGTCGACGGGCACGGCAACGTCCCCATCTCGCTGATGGAGACGGGCTTCTCGGCGATGGCGCCGATCCAGCGGATGACCAAGTGGCTCGAGGTCTTCCGCCGGATCGACGACAAGGACTTCGTGACCACGTTCCTCGGAATGGAGCACTGGGCGAGCGACAACGTGCCCTTCCCGGGCGAGGTGTACCGGCAGTACATCAAGGATTGCTACCAGTACAATAACTTCTGCAATGGCCGGATGAAGGTCGGCAAGGAGAAGGTCGACCTCTCGAAGATCGAGGCGCCGGTCCTGACGATCATCGCGGAGAACGACACGATCGCGCCGCCGAAGTCGAGCGAGATCCTCGAGAAGCTCGTTGGCTCGACCGACAAGGAGACGATGCGATTCCAGGTGGGTCACATCGGTCTGTCGACGTCGAGCAAGGGCCCGAAGCAGATCTGGCCGAAGATCGCGGGCTGGATCGCGAAGCGGAGCGAGGTCCTCGACAGCGAGAGCTGA